The DNA window TACGGGCGAACCCGGCACCGGTGTTCGCCGCGCTGCTGGCGCTGCTCGTCGCGATCCGCCTCGTGGCGCGCCGGAAGGCGCGGCACCGGAACGCCTGATTGGCAGATCCGCGGCGGGGTACCCGGGTGTCATGGAGATCCCCGCCGCGGACCTGATCGAAGAGCACGGCCTGACCCTCGGCTTCGTGTTCGACCCCCGCTACCAGCGGCTGCTGGCCGCGTTCGGCGTCCGTCCGTCCACTTCGGTCGTGCACGCCACCACCGACGGCTTCCACGCGCGGTTCGGCCCGTGGTGCGTCACCACACCGCTCCGCAACATCCGCGATGCCGCCGTGGCAGGCCCGTTCTCACCGCTGAAAGCGCTCGGGCCGCGCCTGTCGCTCGTCGATCGCGGGCTCACGTTCGGCTCCAGCACGCTGCTCGGCGTGTGCGTGACCTTCCACGAACCGGTGCGCGGCATCGACCCGCTCGGGCTCGTCAAGCACCCCAGCCTGACCGTGACCGCCGCCGAACCGCAGGTGCTGTGCCGCGCGCTGCGGTCCGTCGCCAGGTCACGATGACGACTGGTCCTCGGTTTCGGCCGAGGACCGCTTTTCCTTACCGAGGAAGGTGATTTCCCCTTCCCGCGCCATCCGGTCCGCCATCTCCGGGTGGTGCAGCGCGAACGCGGGCCGCTCCGAGCGGACCCTCGGCAGTTCGGTGAAGTTGTGCCGCGGTGGCGGGCAGGTCGTCGCCCACTCCAGCGAGTTCCCGTAGCCCCACGGGTCGTCGACCGTCACGCGGTCGCCGTACCGGTAACTGCGCACCACGTTGTAGGCGAAGGGCAGGAACGACGCGCCGAGTACGAACGATCCGATCGTCGAAACGGTGTTGAGCACGGTGAACCCGTCGCTGGACAGGTAATCCGCGTACCGGCGGGGCATGCCCTCGGCGCCGAGCCAATGCTGCACCAGGAACGTCAGGTGGAAACCGAGGAACGTGGTCCAGAAGTGCCACTTGCCCCACGCCTCGTCGAGCATCCTGCCGGTCATCTTCGGGAACCAGAAGTAGATCCCGGCGAAGGTGGCGAACACGATCGTGCCGAACAGCACGTAGTGGAAGTGCGCCACCACGAAGTACGTGTCGTGCACGTGGAAGTCGAGCGCGGGCGCGGCGAGCAGGACCCCGGTGAGGCCGCCGAGCAGGAAGGTGACGAGGAACCCGACCGCCCACAGCATCGGCGTTTCGAAGGTCAGCGTGCCGCGCCACATGGTGCCGATCCAGTTGAAGAACTTGATCCCGGTCGGCACCGCGATCAGGAAAGTGGCCAAGGAGAAGAACGGCAGCAGCACCGCGCCGGTCGCGAACATGTGGTGCGCCCACACCACGAACGACAACGCGGTGATGCCCGCCGTGGCCCACACCATCAGGCGGTAGCCGAACAGCGGTTTGCGGCTGAACACCGGGATGATCTCGGTGACGATGCCGAAGTACGGCAGCGCCACGATGTAGACCTCGGGGTGGCCGAAGAACCAGAACAGGTGCTGCCACAGGATCGCGCCGCCGTTGGCGGGGTCGAACACGTGCGCGCCGAGGTGCCGGTCCGCGGCGAGCCCGAACAGCGCGGCGGTCAGGATCGGGAACGCGGCCAGCACCAGCACGCTGGTGAACAGGATGTTCCAGGTGAAGATCGGCATCCGCCACATCGTGACGCCGGGCCCGCGCAGGCAGAGGATCGTGGTGATCATGTTGACCGCGCCGAGGATCGTGCCGAGCCCGGAGATGATCAGGCCCATCACCCACAGGTCGGCGCCGATACCCGGCGAGTGCACCGCGTCCGAAAGCGGGGTGTAGGCGGTCCAGCCGAAGTCCGGCGCGCCGGCCGGGGTGACGAACGAGCTGAGCACGAGCAGGCCGCCGAACAGGTAGAGCCAGTACGAGAACGCGTTCAGCCGGGGGAACGCGACGTCCGGCGAACCGATCTGCAGCGGCAGCACGAAGTTGGCGAACCCGAACAGGTTCGGGGTGGCGTAGAGCAGCAGCATGATCGTGCCGTGCATGGTGAACAGCTGGTTGTACTGCTCCTGCGACAGGAACTGGAGCCCCGGCCTGGCCAGCTCGCCGCGCATGAGCAGCGCCATCGCGCCCCCGACCACGAAGAAGCCCAGCGAAGTGGTCAGGTACAGCAGGCCGATCTGCTTGTGGTCGGTGGTGCGCACCAGCTTCAGCAGCAGCGATCCCTTCCGGAACCGCATCGGCTCGGCGTGCCGGTTCGCCAGTATCGGCTCGGGGTGTCGTGTCTCGGTCATCGGCGTCCTTCCGCGGTGGACGAGCGCGAGTACCCGTTCCCCCGCGGGTTCACACCCGCGCCGCTCAGTCGGCGCTGGCCACCGAGAACTGGCCGTCGGCGCAGAAGAGCAGGCACACCACCGCGTTCGCCCTGTCCGCTGGATCGGGGGCGCCCGCGGCGAGACCGAGTTGCACCGCGGCGTCGTCACCGCGCCCGGCGAGGGTCGCGAGCATCGCGCGCACACCCGCTCGCACGGCGGGTGTCAGCTCGTCCACCTCGACCCGATCGCCGTTCCCGTCGTGGATCTCGGCGAAGTACGCCTCGTCCGGCCCCGCGGCCCCGACCGTCCGTTCGAGCACCGCCGCGGCATCGTCGACCAGTTCGGCGAACACCGCGGCGAATACCGCCCTGGCGCGCTCGCCCTCGTCCGCGACCAGCGCGCAGATGAGGTCGCCGAGCGTGTCGAGCAGGTCGTGACGGAGCAGGTATCGGAGTCCGCCGCTGATCCGCGGCGCGTCGTCGTCATGCACGGAGCCGGAGTACCCGTCGCCACCGGTGTCATGCCCGGTGCCGCCGGTCAGCTGACCTCGCCGACCCAGTCCTGCCTGGCGACCTCCACGGACTCGCGGATGACGAGTTCGTGGTCGAGGCCGATGAGCGAGAGCGAGCGGCGCACCGGCTGCTGCAGCGCGCAGAGGCGAAGCAGCACGCCGTCGCACCGCGCCTGGTCCCGCGCGCGCAGCAGGCTGGCCATGCCCGCGCTGGCCAGGAACTGGACACCGCTCATGTCCAGCAAGACGAGCTTCGGCTTGGGCGGGCTGAAAGCCTCGTTGAGGGAAGCATCGAGCTGGGGTGTGGTCGACAGGTCGATCTCACCCGTCAGAGCGATCTCCGCCACGCCGTCACCAGCGGGCTTGGACACGATCCGCAACAGCTCGAGAGGGGGGCGTGGTGCCATCGGAACTACCCTTTCGGCTCGACGTGTCCGCGAAGCGAACGGCGCCGGTGCCAGGGTGCATCGCCATCCGCTTTCGCGGTCGGCTGCTGACTGAACCGGCCTTCAGGCTAACGAGATCCCGAAAAGGTCACAACCCCTCGCCCGTGTGACCGCCGACGCGCGAGGATGGCGCCCGGTCACCGCGGCGGCCGGGTCCGGAACGGGCATACCCGGCTTCGCCGCGGCTTATCCCTCCCGGTTTCCGGGTAGCCGCTCGCCATGGCAGCCACCAGTACCGACACCCGCTTCGTCGTCATCGGCAGTGGCCCCGCCGCGTTGTCGGCGGCGCGCGCGTACCGGGAAGCAGGCGGGGAGGACGAAGTCCGCATGCTCACCGCCGACGGGGAACTCCCCTACGCGCGGCCTCCCCTCTCGAAGGAATTCCTGCGCGGCGAAGCGGATGACGGGGAACTCCCGCTCGAAGATCGTTCCTTCTACCGGCGGCAGCGGATCGACGTCACGCTGGACGATCCCGTCACGGCGTGGGACACCGGCGCCCGGACCGTCACGACCGCGTCCGGGGAAACCGTGTCCTACAGCCGATGTCTGCTCGCGACCGGTGCCGAACCGAAACGGCCGCCCTTGCCTGGCGCGGAACACGCGGACGTACGCACCCTTCGTTCCGCCGGAAGCGCGCGGGAGCTACGCGCGGCCGCCCGTGGTCGCCGCAGCGCGCTCGTCGTCGGGGCCGGGTTCATCGGCTGCGAAGCGGCGGTGTCCCTGAGCAGGCTCGGGCCGCAGGTCACCGTGGTGTGCCCGGAACCGGTGCCGCAGCACGACCGGCTCGGCGCCGCGGCGGGCGCGGAAATCCTTCGCTGGCTCAAATCCGAAGGGGTCAGCGTGCTGACGGGGACGAAGTTGCTCGGCATCGAGGCGGGGCACCGGGTGCGCACCGATCTCGTGCCGGTGCTGGACGCCGACCTGATCCTGCTGGCCACCGGGATCTCCCCGCGGGCCGCGCTCGCGGAGAAGGCGGGACTCGCCGTCGAGCAAGGCCGCGTCGTCACCGACGAGCGGCTGCGCACCGGCGTCGACGGGGTGTACGCGGCCGGGGACGTCGCTCTCGCGCGCAATGCGGCCGCGAGGCGGCGCCTTCCCGTCGAGCACTGGGGCGAAGCCGAAACCATGGGCGAAATCGCGGGCGCCAATGCCGCGGGCGAGGACCGGACGTGGCGGAACGCACCCGGTTTCTGGTCCGTGATCGGGGATCGCGTGCTCAAGTACGCGGCGTGGGGTGACGGTTTCGACGAAGCGAGGATGACCCGGCACGACGACGACTCGTCGTTCACGGTCTGGTACGGGCAGAACGGAGTGACCGTCGGCGTCCTCACCCACGAAGCCGACGAGGACTACGAAAAGGGCGCGGGAATGGTGGAAACCGGCGCGCCCGTGCCGTGATTACACCGCCCGATCCCGGGTACTCCCGTTGCGAAGGCCGCATTCACGGCCGGACCCCATCGTTCACGCCCAGAGAGGTGCACATGACTGACCGCAGGGACACGTCCGCCGAAGGCTTCAAGGGCGCCGTCGAGGACATCAAGGGCAAGGTCAAGGAGACCGCGGGCACGTTCGCCGGAAACGACTCCATGGAGCGGGAAGGCAAGGCGCAGCAGGAAAAGGCCACCGCGCAGCAGAAGATCGCCGAAAAGGAAGCCGACGCGGAACGCGCCAGGGCCAAGGCGGACGAGCGCGAGGCTCGCGAACGCCGGGAACAGTAGCGTGCCGCGGCGGTGCCGGTGGACAGTCCACCGGCACCGTCCTTTTCCGACTGTCCACTTCCGACGATGAGGAGCGCGTGCCGTGACCAGTCTGCTCGAAACCCCGGCCGTGGCGGCCGAACTCCGGCGGCTGGCCGCCGACGGCGCGCTCGACCTCCCGCTGCCCGGCGGCGGGCGCACGGCCGAGCGCTGGTCCGCGCTGGCCGGGCTCGGCGGCCGCGATCTCGCGCTGGCCCGGCTCGCCGAAGGGCACACCGACGCGCTCGCCGTGCTCGCCGAGGCCGGACGGCGGCCCGTGCCCGGCGCGCTCTACGGCGTCTGGGCGGCGAAGTCGAGTGGCACCGGCGCGCGGCTCGAAAACGGCCTGCTGTCGGGCACGGTCCGGTTCTGCTCCGGTGCCCATCTGCTCGACCGCGCACTGGTCGCGGCGGGCGACCGGCTCGTCGAAGTGGACCTCGCGCGCGACGGCATCACCCGCGACGACGAGAGCTGGCAGGCGATCGGCATGGCCGCCTCCGACAGCGCCGACGTGACCTTCCACGGGCTCGCCGTCGCTCCGGGCGAGATCGTCGGTGCTCCCGCGTGGTACGTGGCCCGGCCCGGTTTCGCGCACGGCGGCTGCGGCGTGGCGGCCGTGTGGCTCGGCGGCTGCGACGGCGTCGTCGGCTACGTGACCGCCTTCTTGCGCGCCCGCGACCACGTCGACGACCACCAGGTGGCCCACCTCGGCGCGATGCACGCCGGGACGCGGGCCGCGGAGGCGTTGCTGCGGCAGGCGGCAGGCGCGATCGACGAGGGCACCGACCCCGACCCGCCGCGGACGGCCGCCACCTGCCGCGCCGCCGTCGAGCGGGTCGCGACCGACGTGCTCGACCGCGCACCGAAGGTCACCGGGCCCACCCCGCTGTGCCGCGACCGGGACTTCGCCCAGCGCCTCGCCGATCTCCTGGTCTACGTCCGCCAGCACCACGCCGAACGCGACCTCGCCGCGCTGGGGCGCACCGTCCTCAATGGAGCGAAGCGGTGACCACAACGGACAGAACGTGGGCGGAAACCTTGGCCGCGCAGCGCCTTCGACCCTTGAACGTGAGCGGAATCGCGCGCGTGACGCTGGTCGCCGCGCATCCCGACGACGAGACCCTCGGCGCGGGCGGCCTCGCCCAGCGGCTGCACGCGGGCGGCACCGAGGTCGCGCTCGTCGTGGCGACGGACGGCGAGGCGGCGTTCCCGGCCTCCGGCGACCGGGAACGCCGGATGCTCGCCGCGACCCGTCGCGAAGAGCTGCGGAAATCGCTTGCCGGGCAAGGACTCGCGACCGTCGAGCCGGTGTGGCTCGGGTTGCCGGACTCGGGCCTGCACCGCTGCCCCGGCGCGCTCGCCGACGCACTGGGCGACCTGCTCGCGAGCAGCGAGCTGTGCCTGGCCCCGTGGCCTGGCGACCCGCACCCCGACCACCGCGCGACCGGGCTCGCCGTACTGCGCGCCGCGCCGGAAACCGCGCAGTGCTGGTCGTACCCGATCTGGATGTGGCACCGGTACGATCCCGGCGACCCCGGAATCCCTTGGCAACGCTGCTTTTCCCACGCACTGTCCGATCGGGAGCGTGCCGCGAAGGCCACCGCGATCGACGCGTTCGCCTCGCAGACCGGTCCCGGTCCCGGTGGCGAGGACCCGATCCTGCCGCCCGGGGTGCTCGACCACTTCCGGGGCTGGCACGAAATCTTCTTCCGCGAGCCGCCCCGCCGGTCGGCGTCCCACGCCCGCTTCACCGAGCTGTACCGCGGTTCGCCCGACCCGTGGCAGGTGCGGTCGCGCTGGTACGAACGGCGCAAGCGCGCGCTGGCGCTCGCCGCGCTGCCTCGGGAGCGCTACGGCACCGCGCTCGAACCGGCCTGCGGCAACGGCACCTTCACCAGGGAACTGGCCGCGCGCTGCGACCGCCTGCGCGCGTCCGATCCCGTGCACAGCGCCGCCGAGGCCGCGCGGAGGGCCACCACGGACCTGCCCCACGTCGAGATCGGGACCGCCGCGTTGCCGGGCGCGCTCGTCGCGGAGGAGGCGGATCTGGTGGTGCACAGCGAAATCCTGTACTACCTCGACGACGACGATCTCGCGGAGACCCTCGACCGCACCGCCGGAGCGCTGCGCCGCGACGGGCACGTGCTGGCCGTGCACTGGAAGCCGTGGGCGCCCGAAGCTCCCCGTGACGGTGCCGACGCGCACCACCGCCTGCTCGCGCACCCCGCCTTCGAGCCACTGGTCGCGCACGACGACGAGGAGTTCCTCCTGCACGTGCTGAGGCGCCGGTGATCGGCGCCGTCGGCGTCGTCGTCCCCGCGCGGGACGAGGTCGGAACGGTCGGCGCTTGCCTCGACGCCATCGCGCACGCCCTGCGGCGCCTGCCCGCGCGGCTGAACCGCGCGG is part of the Amycolatopsis sp. CA-230715 genome and encodes:
- a CDS encoding bifunctional PIG-L family deacetylase/class I SAM-dependent methyltransferase, translating into MTTTDRTWAETLAAQRLRPLNVSGIARVTLVAAHPDDETLGAGGLAQRLHAGGTEVALVVATDGEAAFPASGDRERRMLAATRREELRKSLAGQGLATVEPVWLGLPDSGLHRCPGALADALGDLLASSELCLAPWPGDPHPDHRATGLAVLRAAPETAQCWSYPIWMWHRYDPGDPGIPWQRCFSHALSDRERAAKATAIDAFASQTGPGPGGEDPILPPGVLDHFRGWHEIFFREPPRRSASHARFTELYRGSPDPWQVRSRWYERRKRALALAALPRERYGTALEPACGNGTFTRELAARCDRLRASDPVHSAAEAARRATTDLPHVEIGTAALPGALVAEEADLVVHSEILYYLDDDDLAETLDRTAGALRRDGHVLAVHWKPWAPEAPRDGADAHHRLLAHPAFEPLVAHDDEEFLLHVLRRR
- a CDS encoding STAS domain-containing protein, producing MAPRPPLELLRIVSKPAGDGVAEIALTGEIDLSTTPQLDASLNEAFSPPKPKLVLLDMSGVQFLASAGMASLLRARDQARCDGVLLRLCALQQPVRRSLSLIGLDHELVIRESVEVARQDWVGEVS
- the mbp1 gene encoding microaggregate-binding protein 1 gives rise to the protein MTDRRDTSAEGFKGAVEDIKGKVKETAGTFAGNDSMEREGKAQQEKATAQQKIAEKEADAERARAKADEREARERREQ
- the ctaD gene encoding aa3-type cytochrome oxidase subunit I produces the protein MTETRHPEPILANRHAEPMRFRKGSLLLKLVRTTDHKQIGLLYLTTSLGFFVVGGAMALLMRGELARPGLQFLSQEQYNQLFTMHGTIMLLLYATPNLFGFANFVLPLQIGSPDVAFPRLNAFSYWLYLFGGLLVLSSFVTPAGAPDFGWTAYTPLSDAVHSPGIGADLWVMGLIISGLGTILGAVNMITTILCLRGPGVTMWRMPIFTWNILFTSVLVLAAFPILTAALFGLAADRHLGAHVFDPANGGAILWQHLFWFFGHPEVYIVALPYFGIVTEIIPVFSRKPLFGYRLMVWATAGITALSFVVWAHHMFATGAVLLPFFSLATFLIAVPTGIKFFNWIGTMWRGTLTFETPMLWAVGFLVTFLLGGLTGVLLAAPALDFHVHDTYFVVAHFHYVLFGTIVFATFAGIYFWFPKMTGRMLDEAWGKWHFWTTFLGFHLTFLVQHWLGAEGMPRRYADYLSSDGFTVLNTVSTIGSFVLGASFLPFAYNVVRSYRYGDRVTVDDPWGYGNSLEWATTCPPPRHNFTELPRVRSERPAFALHHPEMADRMAREGEITFLGKEKRSSAETEDQSSS
- a CDS encoding NAD(P)/FAD-dependent oxidoreductase; translation: MAATSTDTRFVVIGSGPAALSAARAYREAGGEDEVRMLTADGELPYARPPLSKEFLRGEADDGELPLEDRSFYRRQRIDVTLDDPVTAWDTGARTVTTASGETVSYSRCLLATGAEPKRPPLPGAEHADVRTLRSAGSARELRAAARGRRSALVVGAGFIGCEAAVSLSRLGPQVTVVCPEPVPQHDRLGAAAGAEILRWLKSEGVSVLTGTKLLGIEAGHRVRTDLVPVLDADLILLATGISPRAALAEKAGLAVEQGRVVTDERLRTGVDGVYAAGDVALARNAAARRRLPVEHWGEAETMGEIAGANAAGEDRTWRNAPGFWSVIGDRVLKYAAWGDGFDEARMTRHDDDSSFTVWYGQNGVTVGVLTHEADEDYEKGAGMVETGAPVP
- a CDS encoding acyl-CoA dehydrogenase family protein — protein: MTSLLETPAVAAELRRLAADGALDLPLPGGGRTAERWSALAGLGGRDLALARLAEGHTDALAVLAEAGRRPVPGALYGVWAAKSSGTGARLENGLLSGTVRFCSGAHLLDRALVAAGDRLVEVDLARDGITRDDESWQAIGMAASDSADVTFHGLAVAPGEIVGAPAWYVARPGFAHGGCGVAAVWLGGCDGVVGYVTAFLRARDHVDDHQVAHLGAMHAGTRAAEALLRQAAGAIDEGTDPDPPRTAATCRAAVERVATDVLDRAPKVTGPTPLCRDRDFAQRLADLLVYVRQHHAERDLAALGRTVLNGAKR